CCTTGAATTTTCGGGAACTGAAGTCTTTTAATCAACCAAGGCTTCAAGTCTCACACGCGGAATGGTTAAACTTCGCTGAGCATTCATTGAACGCTGGCTTTTTTTCAATTGCTATGAAGGTAAGGTAATTTCTCCTATTTATGTAACTGCTtaagattttctttaaaactttGGTTAGGTAGAGGAGCCTGTCCATTAAAAGTTCTATATATTATGTGTGTTGGATCCCTTATGTAGCTAAGCATATTGAGTATGTGAAATGTGAAGTGAGATTAAATTCTTAGTCAAGATGTATTTGTCTTTCGGGAAATTAAGAATCGAGCTCTACAATTTTGGAGATTTGCGGAATGGTGGTGCTAGTAGTTCATAAGGAAAAGCTTTGAGTGGAGAATTCTTAAATAGGAAAGAATAGCTCGGCATAAACGCTAATATTGTGGCTAAGTTttaagaaagaggaagagaataTCATCAAATGCATGTGGAATGCATGTGAACTGCACATGATCCAATGTAACTAACTTGAGGTGCCTAATATACAATATCAGAAGAAAATATGATGCATGACATTACAACAAATCCTATTGCATAACGTTCTCCTGTTATGAGGTTGGTCATTAAGTATAGAAAACAATAGGTAAAGAGAAGCTTTGTCAGAATGTTTTCTAGACTTCAAATGGTTTGAATTGAAGAATATGCTcgtgaaaaaaatgaagaatatgcTTATTTATTACATGCTCACGAACAAAATGATTGTAGGCCTCAACGAGTTTGGAATAAACACTGTTATTATAGCAAAGTAAAATCAATGGCgagaaaggagaaaaacaTACTGTACGTTGCACCACTTCTACCCATTAGTGCAacaacattaattttatttcttccattCTATCAGGTTAAGTTGGATGTGATCAAATCTAATCTAGAGGCACGACTCTGTTTTTCACCGTATACCTattaactttttgtttttgtcatttttttccaTATCTTGTGTCTTATTGTCGTATTTCAGCTCTAATCTTTAGTATTCAGTTAGTTTTTCTCATGATACAAAGAAATGATTGTGAATATTCAATTAGAGTCTCATTCAATACGGTGAacttatttacattttttttttttataggcaTATGAGCAAGCACTGTCAAGCCTTCAGCAGAGTGATACTGCAAACTACACATCACATGGTTCCTCTAAATGTGCGGAAGTTATTGAGAAGATAAAGAGACTCAAAGATCATTCTCTGAAATCAGCTGGTTCCCATTCTGGTAGGGATCTTAGTAGAGTTAAAAGATTTGATGATTAAATCAATCACTAAAAGTGACTGCATACGTagagtttgattttgattacgAACTGACTGTTTCATTTTCTGATAGAAGGCCTTATATCCGTTGACAAATTGACTCTCATGAATGAGATTTCTGACGTCCTTGAACCTTTTGCTTTCTGACCCCCTTTGTTGTTGCAACGTAACCTAGCATCCAGTTCTTTCATCATAATACTATCTTCAAATGCCTTATGATTCAAAGggaatataaagaaaataagataaaattagTGCAAATGCCTATTGGGTCTAATGCATCGTTTTTATAACTAATAGTCTGGCATTCAGATAATCTtgtgaaaacaaaattaggcTTCTAGTTCTTGCATTCATCTGATTCATTGCAAATTGTCTGATTAAATCAGTTCAGGCTCTCACATCTGagtatttgaaaaagaaagtaactgAAAGGAACAGAAAGATTTCTTCATCCTGCACAAGAAAGTTTACGGCAAGCACTCTATTcagaaatggtatcagaaaCCATAATGCAAAAAAGCTGCATGAATATCAAGCTTTGGAGGGGTTAACCAGTGAGTCGTACAAAATCCAGATTCATGATCAGTCCTACATATAGTCTCCTTGCATATCCATCTGACCGGATAAATGTTCAGGTTAGTTTTGCATGCATCGGTAATATGAGTAACTTCTCCTTTTATCAGTGTGATAGTTCTTTATACTATATATCCATCATGTAGCTTTATAATGACAGTACCTATGCATTTGTGAAATCTGATGGGGTAGTAATCCCATAACTCGCCTAACTATGCTAGGAGTGAAAAACGGAGTATGTAGGAGTAAGGTTGAAATTGATGCCATGCATTTGTTCTGTAACTAAGAGGGTGCCAGACTTAGACTGCACGGGTGATGCAAGTGATGTTCGGTGAGAGTGAGTGAGGTAGGAAATAGATGAGTAGTTTTGCGAGAGAATGAATCTAATAACTTGATTGGGATCGTTGAGAGAGGAGTCCTACATCGGTTAATTAAGGGGAAagtcatgagtttataagtaaggaatgcTATTTTCATTAGTACgaagccttttgggaaaaccaaaaccatgaaagcgtggacaatatcatattattatagagattcgtgattcctaacacttcTCTCAATAGTTGTTGACATAATTAGAAGAGGCTCTAACAAACTCACTGTAGCTGTTTTAtcctgagttttttttttttttttttttttttttttttttttttttttttttttttttttttttttttttttNNNNNNNNNNNNNNNNNNNNNNNNNNNNNNNNNNNNNNNNNNNNNNNNNNNNNNNNNNNNNNNNNNNNNNNNNNNNNNNNNNNNNNNNNNNNNNNNNNNNNNNNNNNNNNNNttttttttttttttttttttttggaagcgTCCTACAAGCTGTTGGCACAAGCCGTTGCAGCTCCTTATGTGCCTGCCTGAATAGATTAAGATATGAATCAAggaccattttttttctccatgcCAAAAGAATAGAGTTGCAGTTCAATAGCTCTTCCACCATGAATTTATTATTGCTTATATCAAAGATTTGCTCTATAACTAAGAAACACCAACATTTTGGTTTGGCTGGCGTATCTGTGTCCAGAAGATGTGCATAAGTGCATGCTTGGGTAGATGCATTACCAGACGATTGtaaaagcaataaaaataCTGTTATTTTGAcgcttttcattttttgattttcttaCTGTTATTTTGACGCTTCAGAATCTGTCTGCTTCCTGTAGGCAATAGGTTACTCGGCCTTTTATCCAGAAGATGAAGTGAACTGCTACAAACTTATAGTTTCCATGTCTGGGAGTGGATCGGGGAGGCTCGCTGGCAAAAGAAAAGTGCTTCCACCGAAACTCCAGTTGAACTCAGTTCGGTGGAAGTCCAAGTCGCCTCTCCCCTTCTAACAGGTATCTTCTATCAATATCCAAATTTCTGCTTCCATCATAATGGCAATAGCCACCGTTGTTTTTGGGGAAattttctagctcttatttTAGCTGCTGAATATGACCAAAAATCAAGGTGATTAAAATGCAATGTGGCCCAGATATTGGGCGCCCTATCTCTAGTCTTTCATCCTTCAAAATTACATTAGAGAATCGTTTCTAAATGTAACttggaaatttcaaattttttatgacAATTGTTTCTCCTAATATTGGAGATTGGTAGAATGTAGTCAGTGACCAGTGACCATATACTGTCATGGTTAGATGTAAGAGAAAAACTAAAAGTGCAAGTTTCACCATTGAGATAAAACACAATCAATCAGATTCCACGTCTAAATTACTATTTGGTCCtcaactttcaaaataataaatttcgctttaaaaaatctattaaatatttaattcaattttacatgTGATAGATTGATTAACTTCTAAACATTTTAAGGATCTATCCGAcgcataatttaaaattttggaaactcTTAGGCTAAAAAATGTACGGATCTCCATTAAATTGAAAGTTGGCTAAATAGAAGTTCATACACCTAACTTAATTTAACCTTccataatttagaataaatagGGTCATGGTGACGTTTGTCTAAGGAGTGTTGCCTATGATTGTGTATCAAATGTCTTGATCATACTTGTCTAAGATGTGTTGCCCATGGCTCCATGTCCGATCCAAACCCCATTTTACTTACTTACTTTTATGTTAGTTACgtttttactatttttgttgtgtcgAAAGGGGACATGACTAATTGTCAATTCTTCTATCATAGATTATACGCTCTTAGAGATGCAGTTATTGTTTATTAGCCtataacattattttctttcaaaatacacaatttaaaaaacattttctgTCAAACGTGACTCGAGACTTGATTATATGTCTAGATTGTCtataaagtttgattttcaCACAGGTGACTTGTTGGCTAGGTTAGAATAAGTGAACTCGTGGTTAAATGACAATTTATTATGGGACAaattgtattatttctttaaaatattttagagttTTTGTACGGATGTGATTGGAGGGATCCACCATGGCTCACTTTTTGGAGGAGAAAAACGAGAAGAAATTGCAGCATGTGCCATTAATATTAACTCGTACAAAACCTGCTCCcaaataggaaagaaaagaaaaggatttttCATCGAAGAGAGActgagggagagagagagagagagagagatgggttACAGTTCGTTGCTGAAGAGCCCCAAGAAAGAAGgagcagaagaagaacaagaagttCCAAATTCCATTTGGGACGATTTCAAAGCCTTTTTTGAGCTCAACAATGAGGAAAAGCTACCGCTGCAGCAGCAGGAGAATTTTTCCATCGTCAATGGCGGTCCACTCAATTGGGACTTGATGGATCATCATTCCAACCACCAGTTTTCCCTCTCTGAAACCAAAACAAACCATGGCGGCCATGGCGATGGCGTCGAGGCGGAGGCGTTCAGCCGAGTCGTCCCAAAAGCTTGCTCCTTCGACGGCGATGGCGTTATGGAAAGCAAGAAGAAGGCTTCGTTGAACTTAAATCTTAACTACGAAGAGGTTTCGGAAGCATGGTCCGGCCGTGGATCTCTCTGGGCCGCCGGCGGTTCTTCTCcttccaacccaacccacaACGTTTATGTAAGTTGTAATTATCACTTATCATATTTCATTCTCTATATTTATATGCCCATCATCCTTGactatatgtatatatataacatatggTTGTAAAACAGATGGGAGAGGTTCCAagaatggaggaagaaagaacaagaagggTGCTGAGGTACAGGGAGAAGCGGCTCACCAGATTGTTCTCCAACAAGATAAGATACCAAGTTCGTAAGCTGAATGCCCAGAAAAGGCCCAGAATAAAGGTCACCCATTTCACTAAATGCTTCATTCCAAACCCCAACAAAACCTTAATTTTagctttcattttgtttttttgttttggctcACAGGGGCGTTTTGTGAAGACTGTTTAGCCACAAAGTTCAAAATATCtcacccaaaagaaaaaagtatcctttttttttcttcccctttttctctgtgaatatgctttctttcttcattcattcTGTGCATGAAAATATCTCAAAGTTTGATTCATTTCT
This genomic interval from Cucurbita pepo subsp. pepo cultivar mu-cu-16 chromosome LG20, ASM280686v2, whole genome shotgun sequence contains the following:
- the LOC111783467 gene encoding uncharacterized protein LOC111783467, producing the protein MPCSVAEQYSLFCSRLRSRRFDDSTLRILEFFSASKDTMSLMDVKSGVKELLRFESLSIIRETVDKTDDQKLLVIEFLVRAFALVGDIESCLALRYEALNFRELKSFNQPRLQVSHAEWLNFAEHSLNAGFFSIAMKAYEQALSSLQQSDTANYTSHGSSKCAEVIEKIKRLKDHSLKSAGSHSVQALTSEYLKKKVTERNRKISSSCTRKFTASTLFRNGIRNHNAKKLHEYQALEGLTSESYKIQIHDQSYI
- the LOC111783469 gene encoding zinc finger protein CONSTANS-LIKE 6-like, producing MGYSSLLKSPKKEGAEEEQEVPNSIWDDFKAFFELNNEEKLPLQQQENFSIVNGGPLNWDLMDHHSNHQFSLSETKTNHGGHGDGVEAEAFSRVVPKACSFDGDGVMESKKKASLNLNLNYEEVSEAWSGRGSLWAAGGSSPSNPTHNVYMGEVPRMEEERTRRVLRYREKRLTRLFSNKIRYQVRKLNAQKRPRIKGRFVKTV